In Actinomadura citrea, a single window of DNA contains:
- a CDS encoding Fpg/Nei family DNA glycosylase translates to MPELPDVEGFRRVLAEHTGEPIASVSVLDPGVLRGVTARRLRTALRGRRFEEPHRHGKWLLAPAQGPVVLLHFGMTGSLTWHRPDEPRHRHDRVVWKLPDGELRYRDMRKLQGVRLAATAQEADETLETLGPDALNLSRDDLAATLSAHRGRLKTTLTDQAVIAGLGNLLADEICWRARINPLRPARDLTAPDLTTLHRAMRRVLHDSIKAARVPPRRTWLTGARDTPAPTCPRCGTPLESRRLSGRRTVWCPHCQPDGA, encoded by the coding sequence ATGCCGGAACTTCCTGACGTCGAAGGCTTCCGCCGGGTGCTCGCCGAGCACACCGGCGAGCCGATCGCCTCGGTGTCGGTGCTCGACCCCGGCGTCCTGCGCGGCGTCACCGCCCGGCGCCTGCGCACGGCGCTGCGCGGCCGCCGCTTCGAGGAGCCGCACCGCCACGGCAAGTGGCTGCTCGCCCCGGCGCAGGGCCCGGTCGTCCTGCTCCACTTCGGCATGACGGGTTCACTCACCTGGCACCGCCCGGACGAGCCGCGCCACCGTCACGACCGCGTCGTCTGGAAACTCCCCGACGGCGAACTCCGGTACCGCGACATGCGCAAACTCCAAGGCGTCCGCTTGGCCGCCACCGCTCAGGAGGCCGACGAGACTCTCGAAACCCTCGGCCCGGACGCCCTGAACCTCTCCCGCGACGACTTGGCCGCCACCCTCAGCGCCCACCGAGGCCGCCTCAAAACGACCCTCACGGACCAGGCGGTCATCGCCGGCCTGGGCAACCTCCTGGCCGACGAAATCTGCTGGCGAGCCCGCATCAACCCCCTACGCCCCGCCCGCGACCTGACCGCTCCGGACCTCACCACCCTCCACCGGGCAATGCGCCGCGTCCTCCACGACTCCATCAAGGCCGCACGCGTCCCGCCTCGCAGAACCTGGCTGACCGGAGCCCGAGACACCCCGGCCCCTACCTGCCCCCGCTGCGGCACCCCTCTGGAAAGCCGCCGCCTCTCCGGCCGCCGAACGGTCTGGTGCCCCCATTGCCAACCGGATGGGGCATAG
- a CDS encoding salicylate synthase, with the protein MSTGLHTHANPVELVVEHASAPLALMARLAGSGLFGDYVVYERPGSWTFAGGMLAEVVLDADAVHAHWPGQVPITRPWTGRPADALRDTFAAAPLPAWNAYGWIAFEFAAPRPAGRLAHLIVPRTEVRAEHGRVTVTGVDETDIEQVTKLLARPDGHSVGEPSPVDVRVGGAYRERVAEAVTEIHAGRYQKVIVSRRLDIPHPVDVVSTYVRGREANTPARSFLLELGGFQATGFSPEVLASVDAAGHVMTQPLAGTRAFGLGADTDARTRHDLETDPKEIYEHAVSVRTSQEELYRVCDQDTVHVTGFMTVKERGSVQHLGSSVSGTLSPDRSAWDALDALFPGVTASGIPKPEAIEAITRLEERRGLYSGAVVTVSHDGALDSALVLRALYAEDGQAWLRAGAGIVSASTPDREYEETCEKLSSIAPHVVPRS; encoded by the coding sequence TTGTCCACTGGTCTGCACACCCATGCGAACCCCGTCGAGCTGGTCGTCGAGCATGCCTCGGCGCCGCTCGCCCTCATGGCCCGCCTGGCCGGATCGGGCCTGTTCGGCGATTACGTCGTCTACGAGCGGCCCGGCTCATGGACGTTCGCGGGAGGGATGCTCGCCGAGGTCGTCCTCGACGCCGACGCCGTCCACGCCCATTGGCCGGGCCAGGTCCCGATCACCCGTCCCTGGACGGGCCGCCCCGCCGACGCGCTCCGCGACACGTTCGCCGCCGCGCCCCTGCCCGCCTGGAACGCCTACGGCTGGATCGCGTTCGAGTTCGCCGCTCCTCGCCCCGCCGGAAGGCTCGCGCACCTGATCGTCCCCCGCACCGAAGTACGGGCCGAGCACGGCCGCGTCACCGTCACCGGCGTGGACGAGACGGACATCGAGCAGGTCACCAAGCTCCTGGCCAGGCCGGACGGCCATTCCGTCGGCGAGCCTTCCCCCGTCGACGTCAGAGTCGGCGGCGCCTACCGTGAGCGCGTTGCCGAGGCCGTGACCGAGATCCACGCGGGCCGCTACCAGAAGGTGATCGTGTCGCGCCGGCTGGACATCCCTCACCCGGTCGACGTCGTCTCGACCTACGTCCGGGGACGCGAGGCCAACACCCCGGCCCGCTCGTTCCTGCTCGAACTGGGCGGTTTCCAGGCCACCGGGTTCAGCCCGGAGGTGCTCGCGAGCGTCGACGCCGCGGGGCACGTCATGACCCAGCCCCTGGCCGGCACCCGCGCCTTCGGCCTCGGCGCCGACACCGACGCGCGCACCCGCCATGACCTGGAGACCGACCCCAAGGAGATCTACGAGCACGCCGTCTCCGTCCGCACGTCGCAGGAGGAGCTGTACCGGGTCTGCGACCAGGACACCGTCCACGTCACCGGTTTCATGACGGTGAAGGAGCGCGGGAGCGTCCAGCATCTGGGCTCCAGCGTCAGCGGCACCCTCTCCCCCGACCGTTCCGCGTGGGACGCGCTGGACGCCCTCTTCCCCGGCGTCACCGCGTCCGGCATCCCGAAGCCCGAGGCGATCGAGGCCATCACCCGCCTGGAGGAACGCCGCGGCCTGTACTCGGGGGCCGTCGTCACCGTCTCCCATGACGGCGCGCTGGACTCCGCCCTCGTCCTCCGCGCCCTCTACGCCGAGGACGGCCAGGCGTGGCTGCGCGCCGGCGCGGGAATCGTCAGCGCCTCGACCCCCGACCGCGAATACGAGGAGACCTGCGAGAAGCTCTCCAGCATCGCGCCGCACGTCGTCCCGCGGTCCTGA